The Halogranum gelatinilyticum genome contains a region encoding:
- a CDS encoding DUF7266 family protein yields MRSRIRGSSTALGYVMTLSITAVLISGLLISTGGVVEDQRDSVARDELDVAGQRLAATLMSADRLAASGGEDVRVQIQLFDSVVGSQYFVEVDSSASELVLRSDAGVTVRVRYVTSLDVVIDGPVAGEMVVELSDDGSTLEVRPA; encoded by the coding sequence ATGCGTAGCCGAATCCGTGGGAGTTCGACAGCACTCGGCTACGTCATGACGCTCAGCATCACCGCGGTGCTCATCTCCGGGCTGCTCATCAGCACGGGCGGTGTCGTCGAGGACCAGCGCGACTCGGTCGCACGGGACGAACTCGACGTCGCCGGGCAACGCCTCGCAGCGACGCTCATGTCCGCCGACCGACTCGCCGCGAGCGGCGGCGAAGACGTCCGCGTTCAGATCCAACTCTTCGACAGCGTCGTCGGCTCGCAGTACTTCGTCGAGGTGGACAGCTCCGCCTCGGAGCTCGTCCTCAGGTCCGACGCAGGCGTCACAGTCCGGGTCCGGTACGTCACGTCGCTGGACGTCGTTATCGACGGTCCCGTCGCCGGAGAGATGGTCGTCGAACTCAGTGACGACGGGAGTACGTTGGAGGTGCGTCCGGCGTGA
- a CDS encoding DUF7289 family protein has protein sequence MIDRAQSETLGFVFVFAIITMCIGTVYVVGMPGLNDAQDAAREENMVRAFDVLDNNVEDLRQENVPSRATELKLTGGNLGVGQEVRITVNVTSSVDPSRTDEYAISTQPLVYREGDSAIVYESGALFRSNRDGAFMYSDPAWLVDDDRMVVPYVVTYAGSGRSGLGGSSTVLVVAQGGEPAVQGRFESGASEELDVRVTVDSPRAGAWQRYLESKGFTGCTPSAGSVTCTRTTNAVYTSYQTIELSFQQ, from the coding sequence GTGATTGACCGTGCCCAGTCCGAGACGCTCGGCTTCGTCTTCGTCTTCGCGATCATCACGATGTGTATCGGGACCGTCTACGTCGTCGGGATGCCGGGACTGAACGACGCCCAGGACGCGGCCCGCGAAGAGAACATGGTGCGGGCATTCGACGTGCTCGACAACAACGTCGAGGACCTCCGACAGGAAAACGTCCCCAGTCGGGCGACGGAACTCAAACTCACCGGCGGTAACCTCGGCGTCGGCCAAGAAGTACGGATAACGGTCAACGTCACCAGCTCCGTGGACCCCAGCCGAACTGACGAGTATGCCATCTCGACACAGCCACTCGTGTACCGCGAGGGCGATTCGGCGATCGTCTACGAGAGCGGTGCCCTGTTCCGCTCCAACAGGGACGGCGCGTTCATGTACTCCGACCCCGCCTGGCTGGTCGACGACGACCGGATGGTCGTCCCGTACGTCGTCACCTACGCCGGGAGCGGCCGGTCGGGTCTCGGTGGCTCGTCGACGGTACTCGTGGTCGCCCAGGGCGGCGAACCGGCGGTTCAGGGCCGGTTCGAGTCGGGAGCGTCCGAGGAACTTGACGTGCGGGTCACCGTCGATTCACCGCGTGCGGGAGCGTGGCAACGGTATCTCGAATCGAAGGGGTTCACGGGCTGTACGCCGTCCGCCGGAAGCGTCACCTGTACCCGGACGACGAACGCAGTGTACACCTCGTATCAGACGATCGAACTCTCCTTCCAGCAGTAG